The nucleotide window ATTGATGCTTGAATTTTCTTTGTAATAATTTATTGAGAGCTTAAAATAATATCCAACATCAAAATTATCACTGAATTCGTTAGCCAACAAATATATAATTTACTAAAAGCCAATATCCCAGACTTTAATTTCCAAGATTTCCCTTGGAAGttggatcttcttcttcttctcaatCATGCCCATGAAAAGAACCCATTGCTACAATCCCAAGCTTCTGCAGATTCAATTTCACGACAGTGTCCACAAACATCTTAGTATCTTCCCCACTGTTCCCTTCGGGTATATCAACTATATAAGACTCTAAAACAATGGTGTAAACTTTGCCTTCATTGCGGAACTCATTGACCGAAGTCACTGACCAGTAGTTCCTCAGCCTATGCTCACCGCCCACCACCCTAAAGCTCAATATACGCTTCGCGTCGTCCAAAATCTCGAGCCTCTCGGTACTCGTCGAAGCCGGAAGGCCTGAAACGACGGTCACTTCCCGAACGCTACCGACGCGGCCGTCGCCGGCGCTGATGTTACAGCTCTTGATGAAGTGTTTGTATTTCTGGGGGTTTTCGAAGCTTCGAACGAATGGCCACACGGTTCGGGCTGGGGCGTCGATGCGCTGCGTTATTAGCGACGTGCATCTGTTTGGCGTTGGGTCGAACTTGTGGTATGTGTCGATGAGGGGCTTTAGCTTATCGAATTCCTCTTGGGTTAGGTCCGAGTCCATGGCTACCTTGCTTGCACTCGTTAGCCTCTGAGCTCACCACCGGTTTTTATCTCCGGTCACGACGGTAGGGCTTTTGGTCGCTGCTAGATGTGGATGCTACAAAGAAGGGTTTTGTGGCTAATGAATAAAAGTTGAGGCTTTTCAATCTGTGAAGggcaaaaacaaataaaataattacaaaaaaaaaaaatatgaaaaagtgAATCAAagggttttcctttttaattattttgaaaatgttgtTGTTAGAGAGATATGGGGGTTTGGCATTGCACTTTTTATCAAACTTGTCAGTGGATTTTGTTTGTCTTTTTCTTAAAATTGTGTTTACTTCTAAATGAAGAGATTTCGTGGATGGACCATAAAATGGCTAAATTTAGAAAGGATTTTTTGTCTTTACCTTTACTTGGGATTCTCCCTTTgggaaaatgataaaaaattgggATTAGTTTATAATTAATCCATTATCAATATTCCTTGGCTTAAAGCATTATGTTAATTAATATTATCAATAATAACCCCAAAAGGTGGCAATCTTTTATTTGAAGCTTTTTCAACTTTCGGAAATGAATATGTTTAATCTTATCCCATCGCATCAATTTGTCTTTTAAATTACGGTAATTATAGTAGAGCTGATTTTTagttttttaattataaaaaaaaaatacgaAATCATTTTTAGGCACAAGTTAACTAAGGTATAAATGAAaacactaaaatttcaaaataattggATAGCCagaaaagataaaattgaataattattttataatttttataattaaatgatAACAAAAATTATAATTGAGTGATTACTAATATAACTTACCCTTTAAATTATGGATAGATTTaggaatttaataaaattataagatAATGACAAGTTTTACCTTAATTTATACTTTAATGATATTATTAATGTGGTATCTGTacttttaatttattcattttggtACCTATACTTTAATTAGTTGCCGGAGCAGTGGCGAAGGTCGAAGCTCGCTTAGCTTTGCAAGGAGTTGCCTGCTTATAAGGCAAGGACTTTGGTTAGGGTCTTGAATTCGCAAGCAAGAGGATGCTACTTACTTGGCAGTTCGTTGAATGAAAATTCAAGAAAATGAAACAGGCTTCAGGGTGTATTAATTGTATGAATATATTAGTTGGGtgatgaatttaaaaaaaaaaaatcatagttTAGTAACCAAAAAAGAAATAAATCTATGATTAAGtgactaatttttaaaaaataataatttggtgACAACAAAGAAAATGACCCATAGTTGAGTAATTTACCCAAacagaaaataaatgaaaaagagagGGTGTTGTCTCCATCGATGAAAAGGTAAGCAAGAGATTGGTGGATCATTGACAATTTCTAACAAATCTGTGTAATATATTTACCATTTggttgtttaattttattttattttttctgtgAGGTTCTGTTGGTTAATTGTATTGAGAATTTATTTAACTCAGGAGTTGAGTTacgttaaattataaaaaaattattcttttattcataaaatttgAATACGAGATCCTTACTGTTCAACCCAACAAACCTTAGTTTATTAAAAAGTATTTTTAGAATTAAAGtaatcttaaataaaaatttaattgataCATTGtcattgaaaatataaaaatatatatatattttaaatttagacTATGATATGGTACAATATCGAGTGATACATCATAATAGAGACCAACATTGGAAAAAAATTATCAAGTTTCAAAACTATTGTGGTTAAAAAaaattagggatcaaattaagaaaaattgttaagttcaaaaattaaatgtgaattaaaAAGATTTAGGGACCAAGTTAAGAAAAATTATCAAGTTCAAACactaaattatattttatctccTTAAAAATGACATGATTTTCTTTTCATATTAAGTTGAActgttaaaaaataatttataaaatcataaaaatttaaaaatattaactctcTTAAATAATAcataacattttctttaaataaTAAACGTTAACtatgttaaaatttaaatttatttaattttttacaatatagaaattaaatcaattcatttattaaaacaattttaatataaaaggaACTACTAAATAGAGTTACCTTTTTACCCATGATTTATATTGTGGTGGTTATTTATTTTGTCCTTTAATTTTATGATCGGAGATTTAATTTTCGCTCATAAAAACGAAACACATTTCATCATTATCCGTTTATATcttctaaaaatacaaaattaatgaTTAAAGCCGACAGCTTAAGGATACCTTAAAAAAATGCACCTTTTCtaaacaaattatttttaaaCCAAACATTCTCTACAGTAATAGCAATGTTATGAATTAAGCCTTAATTTTGCAGGATCAGTCCAATTTCCATCACCACCCACTACCTCCACTTTCTTTTTTTAAGTCGGGTTTTCAATTTCTTCGATATTTTATCCATTTGGGGTTTCCCATTTTTGTCCAGAGATGCAATGTATAATGCAATAAGAATAGGACAtttatgtaaaaaaataaaattaaattaaataagtgatttttaaaaaaaattaaggaaatATGTTGTTTTTGGAGAAAGAGTGAAAATTCGCTATGAGCTTTCTGTTGACATGTCGGGAAAGTGCGTCCAACTAAaagtgttttctaaaattttcaataaaaacacGTCTAACTAGGCGAGTTTCCCTTGACATGCCAGTAAAAAGTTCACTCAACTAGAAGAGTTTTCCTGTTAATTGTGCAGAAAGCGCGTTCAGTTGAAAACACTTTCACTCCCTCATTccaaaaataatctatttcactaaattttcaaaaaaatgatctatttgaccaattACCTCTCCCATATACGACTAATTTAGCCAATAAGCAAAGGTTATTAGCATCATGTTTTTCAGAGCATGGCATATGTAGTTTTCAGGTTCCAAAAATAGCATATTTTTAAGGGACAACTCTTGACTTACACTAATTTTAGATTAAATCTAAAATCAAACCAGATTAgaataaattttactttttttatttacaaaattaaaatttaaaatcttatTTAAAAAGATATCAAACTCTTTTtcagtatatattatattttttatgctAATACATTTGCTTCATAACGCATGAAGCTTAATGGATTCATTGTTTTGGGACAGTGACCAGCCTCATCTCATCTCAAATACCAAAAGAATTTGTAAAGATAAAAAATAAGACAGAAATCTAGTATTGCTATATCAGAAACGTGACATTACAAGTTGGTTTTATGGTTTCAGGAcagtaaaatgaaaataaattgtaAGAATTGAAACAAGTCTCTGACCCAAACTGAGTGAGTGGGCAAAAATAGTTGTATAGCCAAACACCCAAAGATGAAGAAAGCTTACGCAAATGGAGTGGTCGAAGGTCGACTGTTTGATTTTTTTTCCTCAGTCTGACAAAACCCcaaactgaaataataataaaaaacaaaagGGTGTATTGCTTTACGTCATTAAATTGTTCTGTCTTTTTCTCGACCAACATTGATTTGTCTTATCAAGTTTAAGCTTTTGTGATGAACCAATTGGACAAAGACTTTCCCATTTCCAAAAGCTGCATTCAATATTTAATGGTTTTTGCAAAATTTGTGGATTGGGATAACAATTTTCgattaattttgaattgaaaagaGAAATATTATGATTATATTATGGATAAGTATTTATCGTATTTTATGTTCGAGTTACGTTAGACAAATATTTTATGTTCAAGTTATGTTAGTCATATTTGtcgttcaaattttattttatttttgtaatttacttaaaaatattatgattgtttttattagggaaaaatatattttctcttttattaaaaaataataaattgatatttatatgttagattaaaaagtaaattaattatttctttaaaatttaatcctttttacagCTTAAAATTGGCATGACTAATGAAATAATAAGACAATTACACTTGACATGTAATGTGTACCTCATATTTACATACATTGACAaggttttaatattaaaaatgggTGGAATTTATAATAGGATTAGTTTGTTCtttaatataacatataataactaatttgcccattttttgagtAGGAGACAAATTGCAATCTGACTTCTAATACAAAAgtctccataatacttttaccgaattgaaataattaaattaattaggttgccttttgttttatgttataattgagtGAATTGATTAAATATAAGCATATTTATCTCGTTTGTCACTTTAGTTTTGATTTTTTATCACTTAGAccctaatatttaaaaattagttaaattatttttgaagATGAAAAATCGACTAAACccattaaaactaaaaataaaattatttaaaattttaataaaatttaatgaaattcttaaaattttattaaaaattatccaTGTCAATAATAAAATACATGCAAAATGCGACGTGGGTTATTGCTTTAGtgtcattaaaattttaacattttagtcaacATTTTCATCCAaaacaaaattattttatatcCATGGCTGAATTActcaattttatataaatatagtcTCAATCCAAATACGTTTTAATATTCTCCTAACCTAGCTAAATTTCAGACCCAAATTATAACATTCTTCAAATCCTTTTTAAAGTTTACACTAAATACAATTAAAGTgtaaatttaaacacatatataaaACTAGTAGAATCGAACTATTACAGCATAGCCAGATATAAAATTGTctgaataaataaaattaaattattaaagcacaaatggattaaaatttaaaaaaatctagACAAAAACCTACATCTTCCTGCACTAACAATAATACCGATGCCAATTGAATTAAAACTCAATCGCCATAGAAcataaatttttaaagcaaaaaaaaaaaaaggaaaataacaagctattgtttattattattattattattattattattattattattattattggtacTTCAAAATGCTATTGCCTCTTTATAAAAAAAGGTAAAATGATTCTCTAATATATTTAGTTTATAATTGAAgggaaaatttgaaaattttatattcatGGTTTTAATAGCAAGATATCATTAGAAGTCTCGATCGCATATTCATAGTTTTCTAGATTATGCCGTGGgtgaaaaaaaaacttaatttacTATTGAAACCTTaaagtatatttatttttattgtagtacttaaatattttttcttAATTAAGCTCGTTATTAATATTTTTGGGGCACTTGGCAAAACAATAAAATGAGATTTTAAGTTTCTTAAAAATTagagaaattttttttaagtctCCTAAATgttgataaatttttttttacttttaaaagttaaaaaataaattattatgcccttaaaaattttaaaaataatattttagatcCCTTTTAACTTTGGACCTGGGCAACAACCTGCAGGGTCAGGCCTGGtcccaatttggtacctaaagcATCATGTGgcattttatgtaaaaaaaaacatattttcttttattaattgtatatgcacattaaaaaaataaaaaattcagaaaatatataatctagaaaaatatataaattataaaaaattataaaaataaaatttacaaaaaagaccataattaaaaataaattagttgaaattaaTCATATTATAACAAAAttgtaaaacaattttaaaagtaattttatactaaaaaatatttaaaataaaagtttttttgcaattacttgaaatttaaatatatttttaaattttataacaattttaatttatatattattttgaattttgaaaattataattgtatattttagaattttataaaaattaatatattatatatgctttttacgtttttaataatataatattaaaaataaaatgacaCTTTAAAAGAAAATGAGTAtgctttaaaggataaattgagaattaagtcaaaaaaatataatgtaacaaatatacattttttaaattattaaaatcaattaaaacaTTAGATGAAATGGTAAAGTCAGAGGATTTAACATTTATTgtgtttttattgattttataaaaatatgaaaagattaAAACACACACATAATAATGTAACTTACTTTATAAAAtgaataatttttttatcattttccaattaaattaatatttgacTAACTTACGACCTCAACTCAGTTAAAAGTTTAACTAATAACGAAAATTATGGAGTAAAATTAGACAAAAATGCAGCGATACCTAAGTCTTAGCCCAAAAATACTGAAAATTAATTAGATATATTTAAATTATGTGTTTGGCATGTAATGCATGCATCTATACAATTTAGTTAATATGATAATAACCATCATTATGCATCATTATGTATGTGGCATGGAATGCATACATCTATACAACTTGAAGGGAAAGAAATAACAAAGCAAGAAATCATGGCGGCTGATACAGCTATGTAAATCACGGTAGCTAACGTTTAATGAAGCAATCTAATTACTTCATGAACTTATCACCAGATAAAGAAATCTTGGGATTGTAATAGAAAGTTCTATTTCCCTTTAATGAAGCAAATCTACAATTCAGTTTCATGAGGGAGGGACAAATTTATATCTTTCGACAATCAGCCGGTTCCAGGTAGAATCTTCAGCCGATGTCTGTACGGTATTGACAACCTAGGATTTTGAAAGAACAAACCAACCTGTACCAACCATGCATGCATCTTTCAACTAACAAAAATTCAACTtcaatgaaaaaaaagaagaaactcTAGCTTTCCAACAAGGTTTTGACACAGTAAGTACCCAACAGAAACCACCCAAAGAGTAGGAGAGAGAACGAGAAAAGTCCAACCAAGAATGGCCATCCGACGAGTAGTAACCCAAGGCAAAGCACCACTGTGAAAGGGAGGAATGATCTTATTACCGACATGCTATTGACCCACTGCCCCTTGAACAGTATTAGAGCTGCCACAGTTATCATGTTCCAATCCATTGATCCTTCGTAGCAGAGCCGGTTAAGACAATTGGCTACAAATGAGTAAGAGTTGCATGTGAAGAGGTTGTAGCTCTTGTGCTCAAAGTGACGCATGCTCAACTGCAGGGCATCATCCCATGTGAGTGCAGTCCCAAGCTCTGCATGCTGATACCCGTGCTTGCATTTGTGACCAGCCAGGTTGGGAGGAAAGCAGCACTAGTTCCACAATAAAACTAGTTAATGAAACAGCAACTAGTTCCAACAAAGAGATATTTGCCTTCGTATGCATAGAGAGATGTAAAAGGTTAAATTTCTGAGCACCGGCACAAAACTATACCTTTTCTCTATCGAGTTGAACGTATCGAGCTGCAGCACCAaaagcaaaatcctcaacattcacaaaatatgaTCCTGAAAAGTCCAAAATCGCTCCAGCTTCTCGGCAAATGCCAACATGGCCAATGAAAGGTGCCAACCATGAGACAACTGGGAGTGGGGTCCAAACCAGACAGCAAGGAAACTTTGCTTTCCTCGGATCAATTTCATCTAAAGGCCATAGTTCATGCTGAATTCTAGATCCACTGAGTTCGACATCATAAGCTGTTTTCAGATCCATTATAGGAGGTCTTCCACGCGGCATACGGCTCTTTGAAATTCTAGGCTGTAAAccatcatcatttcaaacaacaCCCTCAGACATGATG belongs to Gossypium arboreum isolate Shixiya-1 chromosome 7, ASM2569848v2, whole genome shotgun sequence and includes:
- the LOC108485138 gene encoding abscisic acid receptor PYL2-like — translated: MDSDLTQEEFDKLKPLIDTYHKFDPTPNRCTSLITQRIDAPARTVWPFVRSFENPQKYKHFIKSCNISAGDGRVGSVREVTVVSGLPASTSTERLEILDDAKRILSFRVVGGEHRLRNYWSVTSVNEFRNEGKVYTIVLESYIVDIPEGNSGEDTKMFVDTVVKLNLQKLGIVAMGSFHGHD
- the LOC108469078 gene encoding protein REVERSION-TO-ETHYLENE SENSITIVITY1-like, with protein sequence MPRGRPPIMDLKTAYDVELSGSRIQHELWPLDEIDPRKAKFPCCLVWTPLPVVSWLAPFIGHVGICREAGAILDFSGSYFVNVEDFAFGAAARYVQLDREKCCFPPNLAGHKCKHGYQHAELGTALTWDDALQLSMRHFEHKSYNLFTCNSYSFVANCLNRLCYEGSMDWNMITVAALILFKGQWVNSMSVIRSFLPFTVVLCLGLLLVGWPFLVGLFSFSLLLFGWFLLGTYCVKTLLES